In a single window of the Solea solea chromosome 14, fSolSol10.1, whole genome shotgun sequence genome:
- the si:ch73-233f7.1 gene encoding protocadherin-10 isoform X2 yields MDQRLSRGSWVPVTGLVICLLLCACVVDLVLAQIRYSIPEELEHGAFVGNIAEDLGLDVAKLSARRFRIVSGANKQYLEVNLENGILFVNEKMDREELCERSPSCFLHLQVVIENPLELYRVEVEILDVNDNSPSFPWSEFNLDITESAAPGSCFPLESAQDQDVGTNSLRSYQLSANEHFILNIQTRNDGSKFAELVLDTPLDREQQKRHEMVLTAFDGGSPERTGTALITVIVLDANDNVPVFDRSVYRASLVENAPRGTLVLKLNATDLDEGSNGEVTYAFSGHAPLKVRELFSVDPYTGEIRVKGIVDYEKASVYELYVQAKDRGPSAVAVHSKVLVDILDINDNAPEVILTSVSTPVQEDAPPGTVIAVISVMDRDSGENGNVDCQIPSNVPFQLHSSFKNYYTLVTSEFLDRETVSEYNITLTARDLGSPSLSTRKTILVQVSDINDNPPRFSQPSYTVYVTENNAPGASICTVTAFDPDSNQNAYLSYSILEGQIQGMPVSTYVSINSDNGNIYALRSFDYEQLRNFQILVQAQDAGFPPLASNVTVHVFVLDQNDNAPVIVSPLPKNGTVATEVVPRSVDAGYLVTKITALDADGGQNSRLSYQVLHATDPGLFSVALYTGEIRTIRRLVERDATRQRLVILVKDNGQPPLSATVSIVLTVVDSVPESLSDFGDLALSPQPPSNLAIYLIVSLSTISLIFLVAIIVLAGVKCYKDRETLSGYNLPPFACCCCGGFQPEPPPEVFKKSNLNLQISSAAKVPTNCMEPCSPSGTPRNNEAKSGENSWNAKSRSASVNNGATTPNELKQANTDWTLTKNQNSSIKSYNSINMDGTLMRKAMHADPENYVTSMAPGQYWTWGTHMRGVKEYKMPPSTSGVTPRPWTPRCTPPPQQQQPSVPSHPQPHPHPHPHPHPPPDYHHNVYIPGTPSGFCTLRPTAQRSELDVHNSFSTFGKKRRLQMSPQGEAAIINNDLYND; encoded by the exons ATGGATCAGAGACTCTCCAGAGGCAGCTGGGTGCCAGTGACTGGACTGGTGATATGTCTgcttctgtgtgcgtgtgtagtgGATCTGGTTCTTGCACAAATTCGGTACTCGATTCCCGAAGAGCTGGAGCACGGAGCTTTTGTTGGAAACATCGCAGAAGACCTGGGCTTGGATGTAGCCAAGCTGTCAGCCCGTCGGTTTCGTATAGTCTCCGGcgcaaacaaacaatatttagAGGTGAACTTGGAGAATGGCATTCTCTTCGTCAACGAAAAAATGGACAGAGAGGAGCTGTGTGAACGAAGCCCGAGCTGTTTTTTACACTTACAAGTGGTTATTGAAAATCCATTAGAACTTTACAGAGTGGAAGTGGAGATTTTAGATGTGAATGACAACTCTCCTAGTTTCCCATGGAGCGAGTTTAATCTGGACATCACAGAATCGGCTGCGCCAGGCTCTTGTTTCCCTTTAGAGAGCGCACAGGACCAGGACGTGGGCACCAACTCTCTGCGCTCCTACCAGCTAAGCGCAAACGAGCACTTCATACTGAATATCCAGACGCGCAATGATGGCAGCAAGTTTGCGGAGCTCGTGCTGGACACGCCACTGGACCGAGAACAGCAGAAAAGGCACGAAATGGTTCTGACAGCCTTTGACGGCGGGTCGCCGGAACGCACTGGTACAGCATTAATAACTGTTATAGTGCTAGACGCAAATGATAATGTGCCCGTGTTTGACCGCTCAGTTTACCGCGCGAGCCTGGTGGAGAACGCACCGAGGGGGACGCTGGTGCTGAAGCTAAATGCCACAGACCTGGATGAGGGATCCAATGGAGAGGTGACCTACGCGTTCAGCGGGCACGCGCCACTGAAAGTGCGAGAACTATTCAGCGTGGACCCGTATACGGGTGAAATCAGAGTGAAGGGCATTGTGGACTATGAGAAAGCCAGTGTATATGAGCTCTATGTGCAGGCTAAAGACAGGGGGCCGTCAGCTGTGGCAGTACACAGTAAAGTACTGGTAGACATCCTGGATATTAATGACAACGCGCCCGAAGTCATCCTCACATCGGTGTCCACACCTGTCCAAGAAGACGCGCCACCGGGCACGGTGATAGCTGTCATCAGTGTCATGGACCGTGATTCGGGAGAGAACGGAAACGTTGATTGCCAAATTCCGAGCAACGTTCCCTTTCAGCTCCACTCGTCATTTAAAAACTATTATACTTTGGTGACAAGCGAGTTTCTGGACAGAGAAACTGTGTCCGAGTATAACATCACCCTCACAGCCCGCGACTTGGGCTCTCCTTCGCTCTCCACCAGGAAAACCATCCTCGTTCAAGTGTCTGACATTAACGACAACCCCCCGCGCTTCTCTCAACCTTCATACACGGTTTATGTGACTGAGAATAATGCCCCGGGCGCTTCCATTTGCACAGTCACTGCATTCGACCCCGATTCTAACCAGAACGCATATCTGTCTTATTCTATTCTTGAGGGTCAGATTCAGGGCATGCCCGTGTCCACTTATGTCTCCATCAACTCTGACAACGGCAACATCTACGCACTGCGCTCTTTTGATTATGAGCAACTTAGAAACTTTCAGATTCTGGTCCAGGCGCAGGACGCTGGTTTCCCCCCACTCGCCAGTAATGTCACAGTCCATGTCTTTGTCTTGGACCAGAACGATAATGCACCTGTTATCGTATCCCCGCTGCCCAAAAATGGCACAGTGGCCACAGAGGTGGTTCCACGGTCAGTAGATGCTGGGTATCTTGTTACCAAAATAACAGCATTAGACGCGGACGGAGGACAAAACTCCCGGCTGTCATATCAAGTATTGCATGCAACAGACCCGGGACTTTTTAGTGTGGCTCTGTACACGGGCGAAATCAGGACTATTCGCCGGTTAGTGGAAAGAGACGCAACAAGGCAAAGACTGGTGATATTAGTGAAGGACAACGGGCAGCCGCCGCTCTCTGCCACCGTCTCCATTGTGCTCACTGTGGTAGACAGCGTGCCTGAGTCGCTGTCAGATTTCGGAGACCTCGCTCTCAGCCCACAGCCCCCCTCAAACCTCGCCATCTATTTGATCGTGTCACTGAGCACAATATCTCTAATATTCCTCGTGGCTATTATCGTACTGGCTGGGGTGAAGTGTTACAAGGACAGGGAGACCCTCAGCGGGTACAACCTGCCCCCGTTCGCCTGCTGCTGTTGCGGTGGGTTTCAGCCTGAGCCGCCCCCGGAGGTGTTCAAAAAATCCAACCTCAACCTGCAGATTTCATCCGCGGCCAAAGTGCCCACGAACTGTATGGAG CCGTGCAGCCCCAGCGGCACACCGAGAAACAACGAGGCGAAGAGCGGAGAAAACTCATGGAACGCAAAGAGCAGGAGCGCATCTGTGAACAACGGAGCAACTACTCCAAATGAG ctgaAGCAGGCAAACACAGACTGGACTCTGACAAAAAATCAAAACTCCTCCATTAAAAG TTACAACTCTATCAACATGGATGGCACCCTTATGCGCAAAGCCATGCATGCAGATCCAGAAAACTATGTCACCTCCATGGCACCTGGACAGTACTGGACCTGGGGAACTCACATGAGAGGCGTGAAAG AATATAAGATGCCGCCTTCAACCAGCGGGGTCACCCCTCGCCCCTGGACTCCACGCTGCACACCTcctccccagcagcagcagccatcagTCCCCTCCCACCCTCaacctcaccctcacccacacccacacccacacccaccacCCGACTACCACCACAACGTGTATATCCCCGGGACACCATCGGGCTTCTGCACCCTGAGGCCCACTGCACAGCGAAGTGAGCTGGACGTCCACAATTCATTTTCTACGTTTGGCAAGAAGCGGCGTCTCCAGATGTCCCCCCAGGGAGAGGCTGCTATTATAAATAATGACCTGTACAATGACTGA
- the si:ch73-233f7.1 gene encoding protocadherin beta-15 isoform X1, with protein sequence MDQRLSRGSWVPVTGLVICLLLCACVVDLVLAQIRYSIPEELEHGAFVGNIAEDLGLDVAKLSARRFRIVSGANKQYLEVNLENGILFVNEKMDREELCERSPSCFLHLQVVIENPLELYRVEVEILDVNDNSPSFPWSEFNLDITESAAPGSCFPLESAQDQDVGTNSLRSYQLSANEHFILNIQTRNDGSKFAELVLDTPLDREQQKRHEMVLTAFDGGSPERTGTALITVIVLDANDNVPVFDRSVYRASLVENAPRGTLVLKLNATDLDEGSNGEVTYAFSGHAPLKVRELFSVDPYTGEIRVKGIVDYEKASVYELYVQAKDRGPSAVAVHSKVLVDILDINDNAPEVILTSVSTPVQEDAPPGTVIAVISVMDRDSGENGNVDCQIPSNVPFQLHSSFKNYYTLVTSEFLDRETVSEYNITLTARDLGSPSLSTRKTILVQVSDINDNPPRFSQPSYTVYVTENNAPGASICTVTAFDPDSNQNAYLSYSILEGQIQGMPVSTYVSINSDNGNIYALRSFDYEQLRNFQILVQAQDAGFPPLASNVTVHVFVLDQNDNAPVIVSPLPKNGTVATEVVPRSVDAGYLVTKITALDADGGQNSRLSYQVLHATDPGLFSVALYTGEIRTIRRLVERDATRQRLVILVKDNGQPPLSATVSIVLTVVDSVPESLSDFGDLALSPQPPSNLAIYLIVSLSTISLIFLVAIIVLAGVKCYKDRETLSGYNLPPFACCCCGGFQPEPPPEVFKKSNLNLQISSAAKVPTNCMEVNGNSSLSQSYCYKVCLTPESAKSDFMFLKPCSPSGTPRNNEAKSGENSWNAKSRSASVNNGATTPNELKQANTDWTLTKNQNSSIKSYNSINMDGTLMRKAMHADPENYVTSMAPGQYWTWGTHMRGVKEYKMPPSTSGVTPRPWTPRCTPPPQQQQPSVPSHPQPHPHPHPHPHPPPDYHHNVYIPGTPSGFCTLRPTAQRSELDVHNSFSTFGKKRRLQMSPQGEAAIINNDLYND encoded by the exons ATGGATCAGAGACTCTCCAGAGGCAGCTGGGTGCCAGTGACTGGACTGGTGATATGTCTgcttctgtgtgcgtgtgtagtgGATCTGGTTCTTGCACAAATTCGGTACTCGATTCCCGAAGAGCTGGAGCACGGAGCTTTTGTTGGAAACATCGCAGAAGACCTGGGCTTGGATGTAGCCAAGCTGTCAGCCCGTCGGTTTCGTATAGTCTCCGGcgcaaacaaacaatatttagAGGTGAACTTGGAGAATGGCATTCTCTTCGTCAACGAAAAAATGGACAGAGAGGAGCTGTGTGAACGAAGCCCGAGCTGTTTTTTACACTTACAAGTGGTTATTGAAAATCCATTAGAACTTTACAGAGTGGAAGTGGAGATTTTAGATGTGAATGACAACTCTCCTAGTTTCCCATGGAGCGAGTTTAATCTGGACATCACAGAATCGGCTGCGCCAGGCTCTTGTTTCCCTTTAGAGAGCGCACAGGACCAGGACGTGGGCACCAACTCTCTGCGCTCCTACCAGCTAAGCGCAAACGAGCACTTCATACTGAATATCCAGACGCGCAATGATGGCAGCAAGTTTGCGGAGCTCGTGCTGGACACGCCACTGGACCGAGAACAGCAGAAAAGGCACGAAATGGTTCTGACAGCCTTTGACGGCGGGTCGCCGGAACGCACTGGTACAGCATTAATAACTGTTATAGTGCTAGACGCAAATGATAATGTGCCCGTGTTTGACCGCTCAGTTTACCGCGCGAGCCTGGTGGAGAACGCACCGAGGGGGACGCTGGTGCTGAAGCTAAATGCCACAGACCTGGATGAGGGATCCAATGGAGAGGTGACCTACGCGTTCAGCGGGCACGCGCCACTGAAAGTGCGAGAACTATTCAGCGTGGACCCGTATACGGGTGAAATCAGAGTGAAGGGCATTGTGGACTATGAGAAAGCCAGTGTATATGAGCTCTATGTGCAGGCTAAAGACAGGGGGCCGTCAGCTGTGGCAGTACACAGTAAAGTACTGGTAGACATCCTGGATATTAATGACAACGCGCCCGAAGTCATCCTCACATCGGTGTCCACACCTGTCCAAGAAGACGCGCCACCGGGCACGGTGATAGCTGTCATCAGTGTCATGGACCGTGATTCGGGAGAGAACGGAAACGTTGATTGCCAAATTCCGAGCAACGTTCCCTTTCAGCTCCACTCGTCATTTAAAAACTATTATACTTTGGTGACAAGCGAGTTTCTGGACAGAGAAACTGTGTCCGAGTATAACATCACCCTCACAGCCCGCGACTTGGGCTCTCCTTCGCTCTCCACCAGGAAAACCATCCTCGTTCAAGTGTCTGACATTAACGACAACCCCCCGCGCTTCTCTCAACCTTCATACACGGTTTATGTGACTGAGAATAATGCCCCGGGCGCTTCCATTTGCACAGTCACTGCATTCGACCCCGATTCTAACCAGAACGCATATCTGTCTTATTCTATTCTTGAGGGTCAGATTCAGGGCATGCCCGTGTCCACTTATGTCTCCATCAACTCTGACAACGGCAACATCTACGCACTGCGCTCTTTTGATTATGAGCAACTTAGAAACTTTCAGATTCTGGTCCAGGCGCAGGACGCTGGTTTCCCCCCACTCGCCAGTAATGTCACAGTCCATGTCTTTGTCTTGGACCAGAACGATAATGCACCTGTTATCGTATCCCCGCTGCCCAAAAATGGCACAGTGGCCACAGAGGTGGTTCCACGGTCAGTAGATGCTGGGTATCTTGTTACCAAAATAACAGCATTAGACGCGGACGGAGGACAAAACTCCCGGCTGTCATATCAAGTATTGCATGCAACAGACCCGGGACTTTTTAGTGTGGCTCTGTACACGGGCGAAATCAGGACTATTCGCCGGTTAGTGGAAAGAGACGCAACAAGGCAAAGACTGGTGATATTAGTGAAGGACAACGGGCAGCCGCCGCTCTCTGCCACCGTCTCCATTGTGCTCACTGTGGTAGACAGCGTGCCTGAGTCGCTGTCAGATTTCGGAGACCTCGCTCTCAGCCCACAGCCCCCCTCAAACCTCGCCATCTATTTGATCGTGTCACTGAGCACAATATCTCTAATATTCCTCGTGGCTATTATCGTACTGGCTGGGGTGAAGTGTTACAAGGACAGGGAGACCCTCAGCGGGTACAACCTGCCCCCGTTCGCCTGCTGCTGTTGCGGTGGGTTTCAGCCTGAGCCGCCCCCGGAGGTGTTCAAAAAATCCAACCTCAACCTGCAGATTTCATCCGCGGCCAAAGTGCCCACGAACTGTATGGAGGTGAATGGAAATAGCAGTCTCTCACAGTCATATTGTTATAAAGTGTGCCTGACCCCCGAATCTGCAAAAAGTGACTTTATGTTTCTGAAGCCGTGCAGCCCCAGCGGCACACCGAGAAACAACGAGGCGAAGAGCGGAGAAAACTCATGGAACGCAAAGAGCAGGAGCGCATCTGTGAACAACGGAGCAACTACTCCAAATGAG ctgaAGCAGGCAAACACAGACTGGACTCTGACAAAAAATCAAAACTCCTCCATTAAAAG TTACAACTCTATCAACATGGATGGCACCCTTATGCGCAAAGCCATGCATGCAGATCCAGAAAACTATGTCACCTCCATGGCACCTGGACAGTACTGGACCTGGGGAACTCACATGAGAGGCGTGAAAG AATATAAGATGCCGCCTTCAACCAGCGGGGTCACCCCTCGCCCCTGGACTCCACGCTGCACACCTcctccccagcagcagcagccatcagTCCCCTCCCACCCTCaacctcaccctcacccacacccacacccacacccaccacCCGACTACCACCACAACGTGTATATCCCCGGGACACCATCGGGCTTCTGCACCCTGAGGCCCACTGCACAGCGAAGTGAGCTGGACGTCCACAATTCATTTTCTACGTTTGGCAAGAAGCGGCGTCTCCAGATGTCCCCCCAGGGAGAGGCTGCTATTATAAATAATGACCTGTACAATGACTGA